Within Streptomyces roseirectus, the genomic segment TCGTCGACAGCGTCGAGATGGACAAGCAGTACCGGGCCCTCGTCGCGGTCGCACGCGCGCGTGAACTGCTCTCCCGCGAGGACGCCCTGCTGGGCTCAGCCCTCGTCGCCGGCCGGATCGGCCACGAGGAGAGCCGGATCGTCTCAGACCTCCAGGCCCAGCGCGAGGTCATCTACGAGATCAGCCTGCCCCAGCTGCCCGACGCCGAGCGGGAGCGCTACGAGAGCTTCTGGACCGGCCCCGGCACCGCGCCCCTGCGCATGGCCGAACACGCCGCCGTCAACGCGATGGAGAACGACGGCGCCGCCAAGGGCGTCACCGCGCGCAGCTGGGACACCGCCGCAGGCAGCGTGCTGGAACAGCTCGGCACGCTCGACGAACAGGCCAACGACCGCTACCAGGACCGCGTCCGCCCGGTCGCCGTCGAGGTCATCGTCAAGGCCGTCGTCGCCGGCGTCTTCGGCCTGATCGCGCTGCTCCTGTCGCTCTTCCTGTCCGTCCGCATCGGCCGCGCCCTCATCCGGGACCTGCGCCAGCTGCGCCTGGAGGCCCACGAGGCGTCCGCCGTGCGGCTGCCCAGCGTCATGCGGCGCCTCTCGGTGGGCGAACAGGTCGACGTGGAGACCGAGGTCCCGCGCCTGGAGTACGACAAGAACGAGATCGGCGAGGTCGGCCAGGCCCTCAACACCCTCCAGCGGGCCGCCGTCGAGGCCGCCGTCAAGCAGGCCGAACTGCGCTCCGGCGTCTCCGAGGTGTTCGTCAACCTCGCGCGCCGCAGCCAGGTCCTGCTGCACAAGCAGCTCACCCTGCTCGACACGATGGAACGCCGGACCGAGGACACCGAGGAACTGGCCGACCTGTTCCGCCTCGACCACCTCACCACGCGCATGCGCAGGCACGCCGAGGGCCTGGTCATCCTCTCCGGCGCCGCGCCGTCCAGGCAGTGGCGCAAGCCCATCCAGCTCATGGACATCGTGCGCGCGGCCGTCGCCGAGGTCGAGGACTACGAGCGCATCGAGGTGCGCCGCCTGCCCCGGATCGCCGTCACCGGCCCCGCCGTCGCCGACCTCACCCACCTCGTCGCCGAGCTCCTGGAGAACGCCACGGTGTTCTCCCCGCCGCACACCGCCGTCCAGGTGCTCGGTGAGCGCGTCGCCAACGGCTTCACCCTGGAGATCCACGACCGGGGCCTCGGCATGGCGCCCGAGGCGCTGCTGGACGCCAACCTGAGGCTCGCCGAGACCCCCGAGTTCGAACTGTCCGACACCGACCGGCTCGGCCTGTTCGTGGTCAGCCGGCTCGCCCAGCGCCAGAACGTCCGCGTCTCCCTCCAGCCGTCGCCCTACGGGGGCACGACAGCCGTCGTGTTCATCCCGGAGACCCTGCTCACGGACGACGTCCCGGACACCAACGGCATCGGCTTCCGCCTCGACCGCCCGCGCACGCCGAAGGACAAGAAGGAACTCCCGGTCCAGCTCCCGGGCATGCCCGCGCCCGTCCTGGACGGCCCCGTCGAACTGGAGGCCCCGGTCGGCCTGGACGCCCGCGGCTTCCCCCTCGACGACGACGCCCTCTTCCGCCGCCGGCGCGCCGGGATCGAGCCCGTGACGGAACTGCCGTCGCGCCGCACGCCCAAGCTCGTCAGCTCGCACGGCCGCCCCGTCGGCGACGACCCCCGCGCGCGTGAGGACGACGACGGCTACCCGGCGTCCCACACGTCGCCCTGGGACCGGGACGACGACTCCCTCGCCCCGCTGCCCTCGCGCCGCAGGGGCGCCTCCAGCCACCTGCCCCGCCCCGAGGAGCCCCCGCGGGCCGTACCGCAGCCGCTGCGCCCCGAGGGCGTCACCGCGCTGCCCGGCGCGGGCCCGCTCCCGCGCCGCGTCCGCCAGGCCAACCTGGCCCCGCAGCTCCGCGAGGGGCCCGAGCGCCGCACCGAGGACCGGACCGACCTCACGGACCGCGACGCCGACCAGGTACGCAACCGCATGGCCTCGCTCCAGCGCGGCTGGCAGCGCGGGCGCGAGGAGAACGCCGAGGGCGACGACGCCCACGGCACAGCACCACGAGGAACGAAGGGGGACGGTCGATGACCGCACCGAAGACGACCGGCCACACGACGAGCGAGCAGCGCGAGCTGAACTGGCTCCTCGACGAGCTCGTCGGCCGCGTCGCCAGCATCCGCAAGGCCGTCGTGCTCTCC encodes:
- a CDS encoding nitrate- and nitrite sensing domain-containing protein, which translates into the protein MRFRGRSIRRKIVALLLVPLVSLTAVWGFATILTGREASRLYTVSSLMEKVGYPLEDTVRVIQQERRQTLVYLADPDAENALAALRRTRSATDEAFTEIRDNTKDPDLRDSLDRDDVEGLTTVLDAFDGIGSLRRGVEDGTVKRGQALDQYNRLIDPCYTLLAKLDVVDSVEMDKQYRALVAVARARELLSREDALLGSALVAGRIGHEESRIVSDLQAQREVIYEISLPQLPDAERERYESFWTGPGTAPLRMAEHAAVNAMENDGAAKGVTARSWDTAAGSVLEQLGTLDEQANDRYQDRVRPVAVEVIVKAVVAGVFGLIALLLSLFLSVRIGRALIRDLRQLRLEAHEASAVRLPSVMRRLSVGEQVDVETEVPRLEYDKNEIGEVGQALNTLQRAAVEAAVKQAELRSGVSEVFVNLARRSQVLLHKQLTLLDTMERRTEDTEELADLFRLDHLTTRMRRHAEGLVILSGAAPSRQWRKPIQLMDIVRAAVAEVEDYERIEVRRLPRIAVTGPAVADLTHLVAELLENATVFSPPHTAVQVLGERVANGFTLEIHDRGLGMAPEALLDANLRLAETPEFELSDTDRLGLFVVSRLAQRQNVRVSLQPSPYGGTTAVVFIPETLLTDDVPDTNGIGFRLDRPRTPKDKKELPVQLPGMPAPVLDGPVELEAPVGLDARGFPLDDDALFRRRRAGIEPVTELPSRRTPKLVSSHGRPVGDDPRAREDDDGYPASHTSPWDRDDDSLAPLPSRRRGASSHLPRPEEPPRAVPQPLRPEGVTALPGAGPLPRRVRQANLAPQLREGPERRTEDRTDLTDRDADQVRNRMASLQRGWQRGREENAEGDDAHGTAPRGTKGDGR